The following proteins are co-located in the Nerophis ophidion isolate RoL-2023_Sa linkage group LG04, RoL_Noph_v1.0, whole genome shotgun sequence genome:
- the LOC133551928 gene encoding class I histocompatibility antigen, F10 alpha chain-like: MNLFLFFLLVVQMHSVTPVIHTLQYFHTASSQVPNFPEYVSVGYVDGVQISHYDSNSRKAEAKQDWMNKITAEDPKYWQRQTEIGVVNELRDKHNLEVRKKRFNQTGGVHILQRMYGCEWNDETDEVKGWHQEGYDGEDYISLDMKTWTFTAAKQQAFPDKLNWDQDKHLLDHQKFYYTEICPSYLKKHVNNGKEVLMRTELPEVFLLQKTPSSPVSCMATGFYPDGADLFWRKDGEQIFEDVEHGEILPNHDGTFQMSVALKVEVTADVEGKYECVFQLSGVKEDLVTKLERRSILSNASHEDNLSVALAATAAVLAVAAIIIIIIIMVMVRRHRNRQGEGRQCPLSSSSRCTRSRP; this comes from the exons tgattcacacgctgcagtatttccacactgcgtcctctcaagttccaaacttcccagagtatgtgagtgttggttatgttgatggagttcagatttctcactatgacagcaacagcaggaaagcagaagccaaacaggactggatgaacaaaatcacagcagaggatccaaaATACTGGCAGAGACAAACAGAGATCGGTGTTGTTAATGAGTTGAGGGACAAACACAACCTTGAAGTTCGTAAgaagcgtttcaaccaaactggag gtgttCACATTCTCCAGAGGATGTAtggatgtgaatggaatgatgagactgatgaagttaaaggttggCATCAGGAaggttatgatggagaagattacatatcgttggacatgaagacatggacatttactgcagcaaaacaacaagctttccccGACAAACTCAATTGGGACCAGGACAAACATCTACTAGACCACCAGAAGTTTTACTACACTGAGAtatgtccttcttacttgaagaagcatgtgaacaatgggaaggaggtcctaatgagaacag agcttccagaggtgttcctgctccagaagacgccgtcctctccggtcagctgcatggcgacaggtttctaccccgacggtgccgacctgttttggaggaaagacggcgagcagatcttcgaggacgtggagcacggagagatactccccaaccacgacggaaccttccagatgtcggtggcgctgaaagtggaggtgacggccgacgtggagggcaagtacgaatgtgtgtttcagctgtcaggcgtcaaggaggacttggtcaccaagctggagagaagaagcatcctgagcaacgcaagccatgaag acaacttgagcgtcgccctcgctgccacggcggcggtcctcgctgtggcggccatcatcatcatcatcatcatcatggtcatggtcaggcgtcacagaaacagacaaggtgagggacgccaatgtcctctgtcttcttcttctcggtgcactcggtccaggccgtga